ATTAGTAATACATTACATGGCCCACCTTCGTCATCGTTTTTTCCTTAAAAATCTGACAAGGAACTTAATGCACATAAAATCCAGATAAAATTATAGACTCataatcaatttaatttgaGGTTTCTAGCCTCTAATAGTAATCTATCGACGTATGTTCGAACCCATTATcaggtttttaaatttaacttctcgtcgatgcatctaatatataatttatatttaaatagtttatatttatagcTTATGCCATATTCACACAGGACTGAGCACGCAGTAgcgacatttcaattaaattattaaaataaaagaacacttATAAAATATGCTGACTAAACACTTTTAGTGTAAATAAtgatgtgttctgcaaagtcgtagtacattattttattctatcatcaatactttccgcagcgcacgcgatgtatagaatatttttaaaccTGGGGTTAGATAATTGGAGTTTTAGAagggaattaattaattaaataatttttttgaaaatgtaatatagcctatgtcacctGGGAATATAGCTTCCCAGcattgaaagaatttttcaaattggtttagtagtttcggagcctattcaatgcaaacaaacgaTCAAATCTTTCCTTTCTTTTACAACATCAGTATAGACTCTATGCTATAGAGTGtagattactttttatgaaatatttcatatttaaatcgCTTTTTAACAGCTGCAACATATGATTCATATTAAATTGCATGCAGcaccatacaaaataatttgttatgtttacaGCCAATGttaaataatctatttgatttaatagagtggccgttgagtttcttgtaagtttttctcaCTAGCTCTACTTTTCCAAATATTTTgtaggttaaataatttaaattaattatttataatggcgattcaaaagcgcttagtttaagcctatctgaataaagtttaatttattttgactttGGCTTTGACtatgttaaaaaacaattttagttAGAACCTTTCTCGTTTGAATGTAGGATTAAGGTAAACTGTATCGCTATCCCAGTCAATTTACATATAGCtgtctaaagtaataaaaatattatatttattttcaggaTGTGCTTCTTTGATGTACCTCAATGGGGATAAGATGTCGATATCACTCAgttttggaaataaaattataacaaatcgAACAGTTGCTAGTACGTATTCTCGTATGATTAAGCGGTATGTTTGAAATAtgaagtattttaaattattattttgatattaatagGTCGCAAGCCGAGTCCTGTTTGCATGCCTCTGCCTGGAGGCATTTCAAAGTTTTGTGGACGCGTTTACAATATAGCAAGAACAGGAGAAGAATTCAGGGCTTGTCTTGGTTTAGAACTGCAAGCTAAAAATGCCGTTGAAGCTGCCGTAAGGGTATCATGTTTCAAATTTGGACAAAGAGGAGTTACCTCGGAACCTGCAGATCCACTCCCTTTAGTACCTCAAGATGAGAAAGAAACAGAGGATgaggatgatgatgatgacgatgatgagGAAGATGACTTCGGTCTTGGAgccgatgatgatgatgatgatgttgacgCCGACGACGATGATGAAGATGAAGaaggtgatgatgatgatggttagTTGAGTATTTTTACAgaaatttctattttattaagatttttcaCTTAATTTTAGCATAATATTGAATCGATTTAAATTTCAGGGGAATTAGATGCTGCGAATGATGTCGATAGTGAAGACTACACCGGTTTTAGTCTTTTAGGAGAAGACTTATTAGGAGGACTATTTGGATCGACTGGAGGAAATAACAAAAAGccaaacaaaaataagaataaacagGCAGCGTTACCATCACCATCCACCACCACTCGACGTCCTAGACCTTCACGTCGCACAACAACGAGACGACCCATTACTAGGGTTCCACAAAGGCCAGTAGGACGACCCACGACGATTAGAGTACGCCCGGTTAATCGTATTCCGACGCGTAGACCTATAAGACGGCCAACTACTTCAGCAGAAAAAAATTCAGCATCAATTACTCCAGCATCCTCTCCTGAGGTGTCTGTGAGCGCTGAAACACAACTAACTCATTCGACAAATTGGGATAACACTCTAGAAACTTTATCAAATGttgaaaatattcaattacATGAAACAACTGTATCAATGAACGATAAACCAGATGTAACAGAATCAGCAACAACACTGAAAGGCTCAACAAGCTTCTCAGATCCTGGATTAGAAATGTCACTTGCGCACATAACTGGCCAACTGTCTGTTGTACCAGTAACGCAGATAATACCGAGTAATAACAAAGGAGATAGTAAGCTTAGTGAAGAACAAATGACATACGAAAAAGTTCAAACAATAACACCAAGACCCCATTCTACAATACCCTTTGCAACGGAAGTAGATGACGATGTACATGAAGAGACGGTTCAGATAGTTCATAATCTTGATTCACAATCAGAAGAACAAACATCTAATAAGGACGCTGCTGTAGATGAGAGTCGAGGGCATAATATCAACGTGCAAATAGAATATGAGGGTTTGAGTTTACCCAAAAAGAAGCATAGAGGTGATGGGGGTATTGACTTAGAAGATTTAGATTTTGATTTAGCGGAAATAGGAGAAAGTGTTGGGCATGAATTGGGATTATTTGGGcgaaacaaaagaaataataaaaataataaaaatcaaaatggaAAGCCACAAAAACATAAACgtaacaacaataataaaaataatgattatgaCTACATGGCTGCAATAGACGAAATCAATGAAAGCTTGGATTTACCTGATGTGGAAATGGAACGACGAAAAGGGCGTTCACGGCAAAATAAAATGATGCGAGGCCAGTGGTTGTAGAAAGAGtcaagacttatttattttagttaaaaattagttaacttatttatttcataacttATTATCACCTCtgtaaatagtaatttattctgaaattgtatattttacttaataaaattattataacgtaCCTTAAATTTTTCTCCCCtttactaaatacaaaattaatttgacttTTGTTATGGATTTGTACAAGTATTTAGAAGCATCGATGAAGTTTGTATATTATGCATATTTCCATATTTTACAATTGAAAATATTGTGCTAGTTCTCAAAGACCAATTTGCTGCTGTgcagtattatttatatcagcACTTCAAACTTCTAAGTAACCTAAAACTGATTATTAAAGATTAAagatacatttacaatatttgacCCATCCGTTCATAATCTAATCACTTCTCACTATGGGTGGTGTCTCAATATTTAGcatgtattttgtaatttcttATAATACAAGGGTCAATAATTGTCATAATGAAAAAAAACCTAACAGTAGATTCAGTTTTAGACATCAGATCGTCTTCTTACAGTAGCTAACAGTCGATTTTAATCATtgatctttaatttaaaatttatctaAATCCAGAATCTTGATATTAAATTGGTCGATTTAAAATCGTAGTAAAAACAACAGCATGATTCTATATAGAGATTATTGCATGAAATTTCCATATTGAAGGAGAAGTTCATATATGCGTTTCCGGTAAAATTGCGACCTGGCCTAAATAATCTCTGAAGGTAATTTGTATTaacttattaatgaaataaaaggaAGAGGGacacaaacgagcgcacgggtcacatgttgcaacaccagaggaatcacaggtgcgttgccAACGTTTTAGATCagtgtacgcgctgtttttgaaaaaaaattgtaccgTTACGGAAAAAcagcacaaagaagctcattccacagcatagttgtacgtggaaaaaagttccttgaaaaccggacTGTAGATGACGTATTTATGACGGCCACCTTCTTCGAAGCCATTTTGGCTTTTCCTTTCGGCACTGATCGACGATGTCACGTGAAAGACCTGCATGACCCatatatacggcatcaccagtactgtcaTCCGCagagcaatgcatgttggaggcgtCCAACATATAACTGATATACAGAAATAAAGAAAGAGTGGGAACACCttcttgagaaaaaaatgtttaaccatttttgtattaaaataagggacgagacgagcaggacgttcagctgatggtaattgatacgccctactacaatgcagtgccacttaggattcttgaaaaacctaaaaattctgagcggcactacaattgcactggtcaccttgagacataagatgtcttaggtatttgcccagtaatttcaatagctacggcgcccttcataccgaaacacagtaatgtttacacattactgctttacgacagaaataggcgcggtgcAAAACATTTTACATAACACGAAAAAAGCTGGACTTTGATTTGATATGACTAAGGAATCAATAGCCAGTTGACGATAGCAAAAGTCTGATAAATGGCATGATTGTGAAACGACTCGGTCTTCGGTGACATGATAGACCATTATGACTGATCTTCGATACCTAATAAAACATATAGTATTGTATGTATAGAATTAGTAGAGGTGTTTTAAGCCTATTAGTTAAAATCTTCTACAATATCCCGGCTCAGACACTTTAGTAACTCCAAAGAGTTTTAAAACACTGATGCTTAGCTCAAGTTTTATTAATGCTCTTGGTAGGCTTACTATTGCTGGTCATCGTCCTTTATTAGATGTTCATTTATAAAAGTGAGAATATCATATTAGTTGCTTTGCATCACAAAATGACCtacagtcaaagtcaaagttctttatttgccagaaacattcacaagtaaagttgttacaaattcgagagcaggcacatgtttcgtcttgacagacatgcaataTTATAAGCCTAACATAATCAATAATTAcggctacatttaatttgaccaacgtAAAGTCATATCTAAATGACCCTACAatacacaattacaataattaatgaaatgctaagagataatgtagtaaagataatcacaaaaaatataatattattggtaatgatagtattggtgccagttaccacttcgtttgataatattcgtttattgagtaaaaacaatatttctttAATAGTGTTAATTTACGTTACGCATCTCTTGCTCCCTGGTTTCGCGAATGTTCATGGGCGGCTGCCTCACCACTCTCCATCACGTGAATATCCTGCCCCCtctaaagttaaaaaaaacgtgGAAAGCAATTGGCAAATTTGTACGAGAGCTGCTGTGCACGAAAAATTATGtgtcaattttttattaaataacccAAGAGAACAATTAAATTCTTGCTAACAGGATAATATCCTCTGAAATAAGCCTACGTTCTTACAAGTGGAAGGCTTCTAAATGAGCGGGAGAGGGACAGTGGCAGCTTTTTTttatcgtgaagcagtaatgtgcgtTATTGAGTTTAGCTTAGATGAGAgcgctagctagtgaaattactggtctaatgagactgaacatcttatgccGCTCTGAACAATTCTTAATTCTGTTCCAAAACGGTTAaatcgagaatcctgagcggcattgcattgttgcTCGTCTCACTTGTCATTTCGTCACTTATCCTCTGAAAAAGATTAATTAATGGCTTGTAGTGAATAATATAGAGTGCGCGTAGAAAAAGACAATGGCTAGATAGCTGTTTTTCGCCTATCGTCAGTTAACTCGTAAATAATGCTGTTGGAACAGGGCCTAAAGATCGGGAGCGCATAACATTTTAAGTGTAGTGAATAAgggaaaaaaactttttataatatgtaaataacaaagctactatttaatatttaaggatTCATGAGAATCGTGGTGAAGTgttctttatttataatttcaaaacaaaataaatgtgagaatagttatattatcatgatcatcatcatataggcctcccccaaagatttacgtgacgatcggtcttgctcTACTccccatccaacgtattccaacGATCTTGACAgggtatattatatatgatataagACTATTATGTTGACAATAATTACAAATGTAAAATTAGTTCAAAAGGTTTAATAAGTGATAATAATACCCTTCAGGCAATAATTATCAGGtaagaattattcaaaattcaaatttttcacTACACAATACAACTTAATATATTGTACGCACTAACCGTTTAAAATGCTAATAGTATTTATCTAGAACTCTTTATTCCATTTGCGTTCCCAATACAGAAAGTTGGAATCAATACTGTCATTTTAAATACAACTTTCTCTTCACTACtgttcattaaaatttaaaacttgttTGTTATGTTCATTGACCGTGCGGTAGAAACAGTGCATTGTAACTCTGTTCTGAACATTTAAATAGGTGGGGTTGTCATGTTCCAACAACAATTTCAATCAACCAGCCAGGCGAAACTGTTGTAAATATAATGCATCTATAAATCATACAATGCTTTGCTCAAACATGttcatgaattttaaaattacattgtTACTTTTAATTGGATATTCATCAATTAATCAATGTCTTGGGGATCATGGTaagtttgaatttgaaacaaacaaaaaacatatgataataaaataataacgtttttattgaattattttaggAGAATTTTTAGACAAAGAAGATCAATCGTATTCAATAATTAACTTTCAAGTACCCAGAGATGTATGGATACAAGCATTTGAACCAAAAACAGTTTTAAAATCTCCCGTGACGATTGTTGTACCGATACAGGTGGCGGATAATGATGAAAATGAAGTAAATATTGAAGAGGAGGATGAAGTATCTGATATCACAACACCAGTAGAAATATTTGAAGAGCCTGTTAGCCAAGAACCTATTATATCAAGCACACCATCTATAGTTACTCAAAAGCCAACAACCGTCCAAGATCAACCTATAGCTCCAACTGGAGGTGTAAATGGAACTGTGATAAGATTCCCATGTACGTGTTTATCCGGTCAATGTGGATGCTGTACAGGGGCTATCTTAGAAagatttaaaatgaaaacatgTGGAAACATAACGTTTGTCCCTGAAGACTTCGTGTTTGATGTACGATTAAGTGTCAACAATAAAACTGTAGTTAGAACAAGAGTTTCTGGTAAGTGCCATAAATTTATGGAGAAAAATATCTTCACCTCAAATGTGTGTATTATTTATGcatatttatgttttgattGTTTTTACAGCAAGCAATCCACCACCTATTTGCATAAATCCAAGACGTGCTCCCTTTGTAAGAGTGTGCGCAGAAATCAGTAACATCCGTATACGAAACGGAAACGCATTTGCTTGTTTAGACATAAACGCTGACATAGCTGGATTCCCTGTATATTCTGCTTCTTTTAGATGTTTCGGGTAAAggaatcatttatatattaacaagAAAAAATCTAATTATAATGACACATAATTTCTAATCAGCCTGCTTTTAACTTCAATATGCCCTATATTAAAGATACCTTTAAATAAACCTTTTATCATAGGTTTGGATCATCAGGAGTGCAAACAGGCCTCAAACCTAAGCCAGTATCATCAGGTCCAAAACCTATCAATTTGTTTGGAAGTGGAAGCAATAATAATGGTGGGGGATCCGTTTTGGAAACAGCTGGTGCAATACTTGGTGGGAATCGTAGGCCAAGTGGAGGTATCTTCAGTGGGGGCTCAGGGGGACCTCTAGATGCTATTGGAGGTGCTATTGGTGGACTCTTTGATGGAAGAAATTTAAATTAGGATTTTTTAAAACTAGTCGTGTCGTTATTTATGTTGTTAATAAAGTATCTTTTAAGATCTACACAcctattactttaattaaatgatatttaatttatgtatagtTGTCTCTCAGTCAAGATTCCTTccaattcattgtttgtgaaaGTTGACCAATAGGATCAAATAATTCGCTGCCACCACGGAACGTGTTGTGGTGAAATGCAAAGAGGTAAACCTTATTCATACGACGGATTTACGAACACGTTCGCGCCATGTTAAGCTCCAAGATGTtggaaaaactatttttaacagTCTTAGCAGTGACCTCAATAATTCCCCTTTGTCATGGATTTATTAAAggtaaattttaacatttaactTAACTTAATTTTGTTATAGATAACATCTTTAGTAATATAAAGGTCAAATTCAATGTTGAAGTATAGAAAGGTTAAATTTCTATTCAAATTAATTAGAGTGACATCATTATTTCTCATTAACCCACAAAAAATAGGGGTCAAGTGTGAAGAACATTCGCTTAcgatcgaatataataatattgaaaatatgtttcTTATCAtcatattatttctaattatctAAACATATTTTACCTACATCTTACAAAAGATAAGGTGGAAAGTTTTTTTCTTATCTaactttttgtattatattctgGTTTGCTTTTAGGAGTTCTAAAAAggtgttatttaattaatcgaTTTGCTTTAACAGAACTTTTCATGAGATACATAACTCCTTTAATTTTACTCATGGTGTGGGTAGGTTGATGCACCGCCTGAACTCTCAAatcttttgagtttttttatgatttatttgcATTCTCAACTTACTCATTATATATgctattaaatttgaaaccatttgagtattttttgcaTTATATGCATAGACTAGATATAAATTTTGTGAAAtgctgaagctgtaaatatatCGCAGTGTATAATATTggcatttacataatttttgtcataaatgaataaaatttttcctGGAATGATATATCAGTAAATCTTTAATTACAGAGTCTAATACTATTTTAACCACCGCTGATAATGTCGCAAACTCAAATAACTCTTTGCTAATATCAAAACTGAAGATGGGAAATTTTTCTGTGCTGTCGTATTATGCGAGGCAGAATGAAGACGTTCAAAACGATACTTCATCAAATAGACGGTGTACCTGTTCACTAGGGATCTGCAAATGCTGTACTGGCTACGTTCTCGATCTCTTCAAGCAGAAGGCTTGTATGAAAGTAACTTATCACCCTGGAGATTTCGCTTTCGATGTCGCCATGTCACTTAACGACCGTGTACTCTATGAAGATTCCATGTCaggtaatttataaaatttaaaaataattgtaataatataaccaTGTAATAGTGAAccacattttataatattttgttgattCCAGGCAAGAACCCAAAACCAATATGTATAAATCCACCAAGAATGCCAAACTTAAAAGTATGCGGTCGCTTCTACAACGTCTTTTTTCCTGGCAGAAACTTTCACTTTTGCTTAGCAATGAATGGAAAATGGAGACAGCTGGagctatttaattttgtatttgacTGTTTAAGGTAATATTACccgtttttttgttttgttgacTAGTTCGATTTATTTTCTCTATCTTTTTTTCATGGTTCCTAAACTCAACCTTATAAAATTATTAGGACAGTAAGAATCTAGAATTGCTTGCCACAACTTGTAATACTTTAGTCTATTAGTATGTCTTTTGTGAACTACCAATATTATATTTCTCTGAAGCTCCATCACAGATGTTTGAAAACACTTCAACACTCTAAGAATCACATATTGTATAGGTACTATGAAAACTTGCATCGTTTTAATAATTAGACACTGTCATATCTACAAA
This window of the Leptidea sinapis chromosome 18, ilLepSina1.1, whole genome shotgun sequence genome carries:
- the LOC126969544 gene encoding myosin-G heavy chain-like, with the translated sequence MKLSLVFELLLIFVLLAFAASKEIGRHKTNNKGLRNGNDDTKIEDNSLNKYCKCSESLCNCCRDFAVPVVNLNGPGCASLMYLNGDKMSISLSFGNKIITNRTVASRKPSPVCMPLPGGISKFCGRVYNIARTGEEFRACLGLELQAKNAVEAAVRVSCFKFGQRGVTSEPADPLPLVPQDEKETEDEDDDDDDDEEDDFGLGADDDDDDVDADDDDEDEEGDDDDGELDAANDVDSEDYTGFSLLGEDLLGGLFGSTGGNNKKPNKNKNKQAALPSPSTTTRRPRPSRRTTTRRPITRVPQRPVGRPTTIRVRPVNRIPTRRPIRRPTTSAEKNSASITPASSPEVSVSAETQLTHSTNWDNTLETLSNVENIQLHETTVSMNDKPDVTESATTLKGSTSFSDPGLEMSLAHITGQLSVVPVTQIIPSNNKGDSKLSEEQMTYEKVQTITPRPHSTIPFATEVDDDVHEETVQIVHNLDSQSEEQTSNKDAAVDESRGHNINVQIEYEGLSLPKKKHRGDGGIDLEDLDFDLAEIGESVGHELGLFGRNKRNNKNNKNQNGKPQKHKRNNNNKNNDYDYMAAIDEINESLDLPDVEMERRKGRSRQNKMMRGQWL
- the LOC126969582 gene encoding uncharacterized protein LOC126969582, coding for MLCSNMFMNFKITLLLLIGYSSINQCLGDHGEFLDKEDQSYSIINFQVPRDVWIQAFEPKTVLKSPVTIVVPIQVADNDENEVNIEEEDEVSDITTPVEIFEEPVSQEPIISSTPSIVTQKPTTVQDQPIAPTGGVNGTVIRFPCTCLSGQCGCCTGAILERFKMKTCGNITFVPEDFVFDVRLSVNNKTVVRTRVSASNPPPICINPRRAPFVRVCAEISNIRIRNGNAFACLDINADIAGFPVYSASFRCFGFGSSGVQTGLKPKPVSSGPKPINLFGSGSNNNGGGSVLETAGAILGGNRRPSGGIFSGGSGGPLDAIGGAIGGLFDGRNLN
- the LOC126969601 gene encoding uncharacterized protein LOC126969601 isoform X1; translation: MLSSKMLEKLFLTVLAVTSIIPLCHGFIKESNTILTTADNVANSNNSLLISKLKMGNFSVLSYYARQNEDVQNDTSSNRRCTCSLGICKCCTGYVLDLFKQKACMKVTYHPGDFAFDVAMSLNDRVLYEDSMSGKNPKPICINPPRMPNLKVCGRFYNVFFPGRNFHFCLAMNGKWRQLELFNFVFDCLRMGANGLAMIKPEENGGLPIPNPQGGVDAVIDAGDDDIEEYDEQNIVRSLLEIFDE
- the LOC126969601 gene encoding uncharacterized protein LOC126969601 isoform X2; the protein is MGNFSVLSYYARQNEDVQNDTSSNRRCTCSLGICKCCTGYVLDLFKQKACMKVTYHPGDFAFDVAMSLNDRVLYEDSMSGKNPKPICINPPRMPNLKVCGRFYNVFFPGRNFHFCLAMNGKWRQLELFNFVFDCLRMGANGLAMIKPEENGGLPIPNPQGGVDAVIDAGDDDIEEYDEQNIVRSLLEIFDE